The Raphanus sativus cultivar WK10039 unplaced genomic scaffold, ASM80110v3 Scaffold1679, whole genome shotgun sequence genomic sequence tttgaagatatgcaaaattaaatattttaatctgtatgtatatatatgtttcatcatttttaatttaattatttcataacTTTTTTAGAGCTAAAGTTTAAGACATTGGATAATATATACACTATAGAAGAACCACAAGAAACTGTTGATGTATCTTGAACCGTTAGAGCATGATTATCGCAGGCTTCTTAGCCCATTTCTTACTGCTTTTGGACcgaaaagaaaatgagaaagaaataaaaagctTGGAAACGGCCCATGAAACTTCTTAATTAAGAAGTTTTCATTTCGCGTCCTTAGTGACAGGTGTCTCTGTGGCATTGGCTTTAGGTTTAGACGAAGGGGGAGTCGGGTTTGGTCTTCTCATttctgtcttcttcttgttcagaGAAACTCGTCGATTGAATCGCCGTGTGGTCGCCGCAGACCTCGTCGATTCCCTATCCTCATCCTCTCCTTCATTCCGATCACTCGACATCAATCTGTAGCTAGATCCCGCCGTTGAGTGCCCTAATCGAGACCTTGTCGGTGCATCTCCTCTGTCGAAGTCCTCTCGGTGCATGTCCTTTCGTTGATAGCCCATATCGAAATCCTCTCCGTGCAAAGCCGAAAACTCGGTAAGTGTTTCTCCTCTGTAGTTTCATTGAGTTAAGTTTTGGTTTTGGATTGTATGGTTTGTGTGGCTGGTTATTGTTCGTAGTTCGAGTCTGTGAAACGACTTGTAGAAACATATCTGATATGTGGTCCTAGTTGTAGACATGAAACGACTTGTAGATTTTTTTATGGTTTGTAGTTTTGTGTTGATTTATGGCCAGTGTTGATCTCGTCTGCAATTCTCGACTGTATGGTTTTGTGTTGATTTATGGCCATTGTTGATTTTGTGATCATAGGTTAGTGTTTCTATAAATCTCGTCTGCAAATACATTGAAGTGTTGTGATCAAAGCATCAATCTGAAGCTCGAATTTTCTTACATTGATATAGGTAACTGTTAGTATTGATTGCTATAAAAATAGATTTCTTGACTTTTGATACGCTTGCGAAGTGTAGTTAATGAGGATAACTACTATTGTACCTTTAAATTAAATTAGAGTTGTTTGTTTGTAACCAAGTTTGTTTGAAGTTGCGATGATAATTACAAGTTTGCTTGACAAGAGTAGTTAAATTTGCGAAATGTAGTTTGTTTATAACCGAAGTTCTTGTTGTTTGATTTAATGAACCTGTAAAATTTAAAGCATTGTAGTTGTTAAGTGTAATAAGTTTTGATTAGACATAGGTAGTTTATGGTTAGTCTTACCTATTACAACTTAAAGTCTCACCTATTTAACTCAACTGATCCTCCTTTCTATCATATACTctccatcatcttctttctctcttctgtCCTAAAACAATGCATCCATATAGTAGTTCCTCAAGTTATGTCGGACTTCTCACCAGTCAAACTGAGAATGTTCAACAGGGAAACTTTCCTTATGAGAGTTTCCCTTCTAGTATGAACATTGGAGCTTCAGATATCCCCCCCTTTAGTTCACAACAGTCTCAGGCGCCAGCTGTAGAAGAAGAGAGTCCAGTGCAGCGGAGGGAGAGACCAGTCCAGCGGAGGGAGAGAACAAAATGGAGCCCTGCCGATGATGAGGTTCTAATGAGCGCATGGCTTAACACATCTAAGGACGCTATAGTTGGTAATGACCAAAGGGGAGTGACCTTTTGGGAACGTGTTGGAGAATACTATGCAGCAAGTCCCCATGCTAAAGCGAGTGGTGACAAGAGGAAGCATCTCAACTGTAAGCAGAGGTGGCACAAGATCAACGATCTCACAAACAAGTTCTGTGGCGCCTATGCAGCTGCAGAGAGACAACAGAGCAGTGGTCAGAGTGAGAATGATGTACTGAAGGCCGCCCATGATATTTACTACACTGACCACAAGCTGAAGTTTAACCTTGAGCACGCATGGTGTGTTTTGAGGTATGAACAGAAGTGGATGAACCTCAACCCTCCTAAAGCTAGTGCTCCTACAGCTAGTGGTGAGAAGAGGAAAACTGGTGAGGAGTCCGGACAATCTTCAAGTGTCAATGTTGATGATCATGAGATACGGCCTGAAGGGATAAAGGCTGCAAAAGCTAGAAGGAACAATGCTTCAGGGAAGGCTCTCCTCGATTATAAGTCCATTTGGGAGATAAAGAAGGACGAGTTGGCGATGAATGAGAAACTGTCTAAGCTGGCTATACTAGACACTCTCCTTGTTAAAAAAGAATCCCTCACTGAGGCAGAAGAAGTTGTCAAGAACAAACTACTCGAGGAGTATTTCTGAGAAGTCAAGTCCGATGGTTGTTATCCAAGTCTTAATGTTTTTAATGCTTTTAATGTTTATGCTCGTGTTCCAAGTCTTAATGTCTTATGCTCCTTATCCATGCTTTTAATGTTTATGCTTTATGTGTTGCAACTTTATGTGTTACTTGTATGTTCAAAATGTTGCTTCATGTTTTAATCTGATGAATGTAGTTCTTGCTTTATGTTCTTGCTTTTAATGTTCTTGCTTTATGTTTTTAATGCATTTCTTGTGCTTCAATTAATTGTGTTCACTGTCATTcaaataataagattttttttgcaGCTAAAATCACAATGGGAGTTGATTATAGCTATACTCAGCCATCGCAATCAGATACGTTTGGTGGCCACGCAGAATCTAGTAGCGACGGCGAGACAAAGGATCTTATTCGTCGGGATCAAGAAGAGTTAGGTAACAATAGTCCTCAGCAGGTTCATTACCCGCCTCAACCTGAGGTGGAATTTGGAATCCCTCAGGTCTGCTACTGTGGTGGCCAGCCCCATCTCGCGAGCTCAACTTCTCGAATTCATCCAGGTCGACTATTCTACACCTGCGCAAATGTAGATGATGGCGACTGCCATGTATGGAAATGGTGGGATGTCGCCATTATGGAGGAGATGCGAGCAAGGGATATGCACACCCTTGAACTGGCTCAGAAGGTAGATTCACTTACCCTTATGGGTGACTATGTTACTGAGCAGAAGGTGGCTAACCTAGAGTTGATAGTTTCTGAGCTAAGTAAGAAGAGTAGCTCCGCAAGCAAGAAGTTTGAAATGGTTGTTGCTGTGATGTTCGTTGTGTTTGTGGTGATAGGAATGGTGATAATGTTTAAGTAGAAATGGTTGTTCTTGTCTAATTATGAATGTTGTTCTTGTCTAATTATGAATGTTGGTTTGTAATATGGTCTTGGACATCTAGAAACATATCTGATGTGTAATATGGTCTTGTTGTTGTCTAATTATGAATGTTTTATTCATTGCTTTTCTCTCATGTCGGTATTATAAAGCAAgagaacaaaacaaaagcatCACGGGagtttgatttttataaaaccCGTGAAGTGTCACAAGACTTGTTACAAAACAAGCAAGTGTCACAAGACTTGTCACAAAAACATCACGGGAGGTATAGGGAAATGTCAGAAGGGAACATCACGGGAGGTATAGGGAAGTGTCAAACTTTTCCTCTCTATAAGTATGATACTTCTTTCCTCATTATCTTCACTACTACTCATCCCTCTTCAACTCTCTTTGCAAACTTTTcctctctatatttttttaaaactatggCTTCCTCATCTCATTATCATTTTCACAGAGAGGATGATGGTCAATTTGAAGCGCTTTTTGAAGAATTATTAGAAATTCCAGATATTATTCCCGAACCAAAAGAGCGTAGAAAACGTATTTTTATAGAGAGAAATCGGGAAGAAGGTCACACCAAACTTTGGAatgattatttttctgaaaCTCCGACATATCCTTCTCATATATTCCGGCGACGGTTTCGAATGAGCAAGTCATTGTTCATGCGTATTGTGGATCGTCTCTCTACAGAAGTGGAGTATTTTGCTTCAACGGAAGATGCGGTCGGAAGGTCAAGTCTATCGCCGATCCAAAAATGCACTGCAGCAATTCGTCAATTAGCATATGGTGGTGGGGATGATACGGTAGACGAATATGTCAGACTTGGTGAAACAACAGCTCGAAAATGCTTGCACAAATTCACTGCCGGAATTATCCACTTGTTTGGCGATCAATACCTAAGACGTCCAACTCCAGAGGATCTTGAACGACTACTACATATCGGAGAACAACGTGGATTTCCCGGGATGATTGgaagcatcgactgtatgcattgggagtggaagaatTGCCCCAGCAGTTGGAAAGGTATGTTTTCACGAGGAACCGATAAACCAACAATTGTGTTGGAGGCCGTAGCTTCTTATGACCTCTGGATATGGCACGCATTTTTTGGAGCACCAGGTACTATGAACGATCTTAATATTCTTGATCGATCACCGGTTTTTGATGACATTATTAACGGAGTTGCTCCAGAAGTAAACTTCAATGTCAACGGAAGGGAGTACAAATACGCCTACTATCTCACTGATGGAATTTATCCGGAATGGGCGACATTTATTAAATCTATCCGACTACCACAGGGTCCAAAACATTCTTTATTTGCTCAAACCCAAGAATCAGTCCGCAAAGATGTAGAGCCTGCATTTGGAGTTCTGCAAGCTAGATTCGCCATTATTAAACATCCTTCTAAGTTATGGGACAAGAGGAAAATAGCAAATATTATGAGAGCATGTATCATACTCCATAATATGATTGTCGAAGATGAACGACGTACACAAAGTCAAGATGAGACGTTTCACAATGAGGATATTTCTTTCTGCGTCAAAACGCCTTCTCTAGTTTTCAATCCACTGGTTCGTCGACCAGAAGTTCATGATGACCATGTCCATAGACAATTAAAACTTGATTTGATCGAAAATATATGGGATCAATTTGGGTTTCAAAACTAACATTTCATGTTTAACTTTCTATGAATtgtgtaaaataattattttctcctattttacaatttttttacaattttgtagtttttttataaacttttcttaatttttcaaaatttgtagtttcctattattttctattttaatgttatatgttttattttaaacacaaataacttacaaaaacaaaaaaattcaatttaacTAAGAACCAACTAAAGTATCTAGCAATAATCTCTACTTTTACACAAGTATCTTAACTTCATCTCTTAATCTAcatttattaataaactatCCTAAGATACTTCTTAATTGTCCTAGCAATGAGGATGCCCTTAGTGCTAGGGATTTAGAATCAGAAGgctcttatatatattttgtgttcttgtagttttaatataacttgataattaATCTTcagttagtaaaatatatgtcaTTTTGCTTATctgtttatttttgtaatatctTCTTGCATTCGTTATAACAAAAACGATTGAGACAAACAAACTTAACAGAGTATGCGGAGTCTTCACAGTTCACGAAAGTCAAACATAGCTTTCAAAGTGGATTCTCACGGTCTGAAACTTTCAAGACTTACCGAGTCAAGAATTAATTGACAGTAATATGCGTCTCGGATCAGATTCATGGATATGATCAGGAAACCAAAAGGAGCGTTAAATCAGATATGAAAAAGTAAATAATGATGCAAACATCAACAAATTACACAATGGATTCCAGACATAAATCAAAGAAAATGTCATTTTAAAGAATCATAACtagattttaagttttaacctCCTCTTATAAAGAGcggaaatatttttaacaaaattctagtttattttaattaaatagtgtatccttatatatatgtaaaatttgaGATATTTTATATAGCTTACTAATTTAAACCCGTTCTGAATgcaaatgatattttaatttatttttgtttttatattttacttcgTATTCAAAAATCTATGTGGAAAGtaaaaaaatcacatattttatagtttcattttGGTATAGATAATGATATTATGTAACTTATATTAATATgtctttataattatatttatatgtttgcatatattatatattttaatatttatttaatatttttgtagtttaaaTGAAtgcatttcatattttcaaaaagtaagTAGGCGAAACATTAGTTTAATATgtcttttatcaataaaaatatatttttttcaaatcaatgGAACAAAAAATCTACAGAAGATATAGTTATGgttaattttagaattttctcTTCTTAACAAATTATTTCagtttcagtttttatttattttttcaaatataatttgtatttaaattaaaaagaaaaaaactctcaaaagtgaaaaatattattttagattgttttgaaaaatatattgtgTTCATGTATTGTTtgaaataactattttttatgCTTTAATATGGTTGATTGATTAAATGTTAAATGATTATTGATTGTTTATTCCTTTAGGCGAATTTCACGTGGTCTTTTTTTGGGAAgttgttacatatttttaggTAACTATTTTAGTTACTGTTAAACACATTAAAAATCAAGATTCTAAAAAGATCTCGAAAATATAATTAAGGTAATAAGATAATtaaatgatagttttatatcttctaattttatttgtaaagtattttaaatagaattaatttgttttaaatgcaGTGACATAAATTGGTAAATATTAAGGTAAATTAAGGGTTATTTAcgttttaataaattagattgTCAACAATTACCATCAGATTTCATCAATAGAGAAAGAcgaaaaaatatgaaattactAATTTTGGAAAGGATAGAGACAATTTGTATTCTATTCATTTGAAGATATCAAGTACTACTGTACGTTTAAGTAAGTTGGCCGTAGTAatttgtttttgactttttctcTATAAATTAGATTGTCAACAATTATCATCAGATTTCATCAATAGAGAAAAACgagaaaatatgaaattacTAATTTTGGAAAGGATAGAGAGTGTTTCGTTTTCTTTCCGATTAGGAAAAACAAGAAACGCTACGAAATCAAACCTCATGGCTTTCTATTCAGCATTTTGTTTATACGCCGGTTGGAAGGCGACACATATTATGAAATATGAATGGTGAGAGACCATTTTCAAATCCTTTCAATGATTTTGATCGGACATGTACCCCAAAACATGCATACAGGAAATTCAAACTTTAATTGTCCAACAAAATAAGCAAGTGTGGCTCCTTTACATAACTTCACATTTCATAATCATAGTTTAGGGAGAAACAAACAATTTTGGCGAGAAATTTGATTTCGCGATTTTGAcgaaaaatgtgtttttgcagttttggcagaaaacaattttttttgcattttttcgTTTTTGGTAGAAAAATACGTTTTTGAAGTTTTAGCAGGAACATTTTGTGGGTTTGGCGAAAAAGAGTAATTTTGCGACTTAGACGGGAAAACGTGTTTCGCAGTTTAGGCGGAAAACGTGTTTCACGGTTTAGGCGGAAAACGTGTTTCACGGTTTAGACGGCAAACATGTATTGCGGTTTTAGCGAGAAAATacgtttttgtgattttgacagAAAAATGTAAATTGCGGTTTAGACGGGAAACACGTTTTGCGATGTTGGCGGAAAAATGCATTTTGTGATTTTGGCaggaaaaacatatttttgtaatttaggCAGGAAAACTTGGTTTTAACAGTTTCGATGGAAATATATACTTGcggttttggcaaaaaaatgCGTTTTAGTGGTTTTGACGAAAAAATGACTTTTTCAATTTACGCGTGGAAACatgttttatagttttggtagGATAATGCGTTTGCATTTTTTGGTGGAAAATACGTTGTATGATTCAAAACCTCAAGTGTGTCCTCTactttttttctataaaatgaaCAGAAATTTGAATTCCAACTTTGTCAAAAACTTAAGCTTGTTTTTTATAAGATTGGAACAGAAAATTGAATTCTaattttgtcaaaaagaaaaaaacataagtttttaaactatttctCAGTGTTGTCCATAATTTTGAATAGCATGTCCTGAGTTGAATCCTTTTCACCACGCAAAGCTGATGACATCTTATCCTGTGACGTAGACTAAAATTCTTCAAAATCCAGGAGATAATTCATATTAACAAATACGGTAAAAGGGAAGTTGTTTGAACTATGATTTTTAACAAATGTTTTTTAACATTCATTGTTCATATATTCGATTTTCtcagattttatatatatatcagtttcacaaataatttgtcaaattacGAGTCAGAaaaaacagcaaaacaaatTGCTGAagttttgtatatttaaatattgtattgTGAAGCGTGTTTTATAAAACACTAGGGGCGTGTCTCTGTTTCCAGCGAGATATTATTTCAttgttatgatttttatatgatgTAGTTCTTTGGTCGTTtctatttgttaaaatattattttgcatttttattgTGTAATGTATTAATCTAATAATGTGTTAATCAAGTGTTCGTAGTTTGGTGGTAAAGGAGGTACAGCTGTACTGcccgccacctgggttcgaaccTTGGCCACAATGGATTTAACATCTCTTCCGTTGGGGCGATGGACCCTCTTCGGGAATAGTTGGGAATGTGACTGCCCAGATAccagagttatcaaaaaaaaaaaaaaatctaataatgtGTTGTTATTTTGTACAATAGTACTTGTTAGTGGTGGAGTTAACTTCTGGTgtaaatcatattaaatttcaataacttTGCATTAAAGTACGTTTTGATTATAAGATTAAAGGTTTTAAcgtcaaattatattttatttttaaaatatttttaatattgtattatGAAATTTTTTCGCGTTCTTCTTGAGTCGTCATCATTTATGTATTCGGTTTATTTTTCTGTGTGTTTCTCACTATCACCGTTAGTTATTTCTTTTCTCCTTAAAATTTCAAgggtgtcaaaatgagctaTAGGTCATGAGCTAACTCAGTTCAgcttatttttttatgaatatgatttctatattttaggcttatttaataaatgtgtTTATTGATCGAGCTTAAAAAAGATCACGAGTTATATGAACGATATTTAATGAACATGAGATAACTCATGAGCTTATTCATTTTTATACttgtaatttttatatctatatatatatatatataacttctttttttcttattgaaaaagataatttttatatttatcatatttatcttttaaatttaaaatgtaaaatatacataagtaaTATAAGAATAAAACTTTTAGAAGTTATCTATATTTTGTACCTGATCATGGTTGTTTGGGTTTTATGGCCGACGACAATGgtaatatattttctatctcagattatttatttatttattttattattttaacatgaaatatttataaatgttttatttcaaatttatactTTGTACAGATGAAGACATTGAAGATGAAGACTCTTCTGAATCATAGGGAATTGGACCATTAGTTTTGGTGTTTTGCtttaagttaatttattttaggagTTCGCTTTTCTATTTTGGTCATGGGTTGGGTTTTGtttagtatttaatatttatgttttgaatttttttaatatttaaattttgaatattattatagAAGTTATTTTATCaatgtttattataatttaattattattattttgtgttagatcacgagttaactcatttaactcatgatctagATGATCTTAATTGAGTTTACATATTGAagctcatataataaatgagctgAGCTGGGCTAACTCATGAAAAAACCGAGCTTACTATGAGCTGAGCTGAGCGAGctaactcattttgacacccctaatTTCAACTGATGTTAGAGACAATATCTCCTTAGGTTGGGTTAGAGTTAGTAGTCTTTGATGTTGTCTTCCTCGCCGTTGACTTGCCACCGATAGTCTATGTCGTTTTGGTTTTCAAGATTTGGATTTTGTGATCTGACTTTTATACTCTCTTTCATATCTCGAGTACAGTTCTACAATTTACTGATTTCGTTTCGTCTTTCCTTCTCTCTTTATTCTTTAATCTCATTGCAGTTTTCATTTCTGCTGCGTGTTTCTGTGGTTCCTCTTTTCGCCAGGTTTACCATTTCAGGTTTGGGTAGCATTTTTCTCTGTATATGCTTCGTGggtttgaaaaattatttatgatcTCAAGCTTGAACTCTATTTTTTGGTGGCATCAATATCactacttttttttcttctttctctgtttcCTTCAGTATAAGTACTAAGAGTTAGTATCTTGGAAATTTGGTTCTTTCTACCTAAAGTTTGTGATTCTTTGTTGGCATGGAGCTTTGTGGCTTGTTTAGTTTGTAAAAGTGTTCTTTACTTCTTAGTTAATGATTGTGCTTTCGATGCTTTAGACATGTGTCTTTATGTTTGATGATGACAGACCTTCTAGTAAGTATCCTTCCTTTGACCGCTTCTTAGTTCTTTTCTTTAGTTCTTGATCGTGTTTTTGTATTCgaagtatttattttatctcacatttatttttaactctTTTTCTAAATCTTATTATACTTTGCCCAATACACTATAGGATAAAGTGGGGTAAATTAGTCCTTGTTCTTATCACTTTTCACATCTgcatattttatctttttttaataattgtgcaggggttttaaggtttaaatttatgttgtgatttagttttttttcttaatttcattatttaatagttaaataaatataatagtaaaaataataaatagcaAAATTTTAATGCCAACTTTTGTTgtgaatattaaatatttaaaatatatatatactatattttaagttatttattcATCTTGAATTTTATCGACCAGTAAAATAGATTATCAACTTCATATGTTGATAGTTAATATGAAAAAgattatatatgattaattgtatatagaaatcatttgTGTGCATTAGAGATTAAAATCACA encodes the following:
- the LOC108845449 gene encoding uncharacterized protein LOC108845449 → MSKSLFMRIVDRLSTEVEYFASTEDAVGRSSLSPIQKCTAAIRQLAYGGGDDTVDEYVRLGETTARKCLHKFTAGIIHLFGDQYLRRPTPEDLERLLHIGEQRGFPGMIGSIDCMHWEWKNCPSSWKGMFSRGTDKPTIVLEAVASYDLWIWHAFFGAPGTMNDLNILDRSPVFDDIINGVAPEVNFNVNGREYKYAYYLTDGIYPEWATFIKSIRLPQGPKHSLFAQTQESVRKDVEPAFGVLQARFAIIKHPSKLWDKRKIANIMRACIILHNMIVEDERRTQSQDETFHNEDISFCVKTPSLVFNPLVRRPEVHDDHVHRQLKLDLIENIWDQFGFQN
- the LOC108845450 gene encoding uncharacterized protein At4g04775-like, which translates into the protein MGVDYSYTQPSQSDTFGGHAESSSDGETKDLIRRDQEELGNNSPQQVHYPPQPEVEFGIPQVCYCGGQPHLASSTSRIHPGRLFYTCANVDDGDCHVWKWWDVAIMEEMRARDMHTLELAQKVDSLTLMGDYVTEQKVANLELIVSELSKKSSSASKKFEMVVAVMFVVFVVIGMVIMFK
- the LOC108845451 gene encoding glutathione S-transferase T3-like; the protein is MHPYSSSSSYVGLLTSQTENVQQGNFPYESFPSSMNIGASDIPPFSSQQSQAPAVEEESPVQRRERPVQRRERTKWSPADDEVLMSAWLNTSKDAIVGNDQRGVTFWERVGEYYAASPHAKASGDKRKHLNCKQRWHKINDLTNKFCGAYAAAERQQSSGQSENDVLKAAHDIYYTDHKLKFNLEHAWCVLRYEQKWMNLNPPKASAPTASGEKRKTGEESGQSSSVNVDDHEIRPEGIKAAKARRNNASGKALLDYKSIWEIKKDELAMNEKLSKLAILDTLLVKKESLTEAEEVVKNKLLEEYF